In one window of Gossypium hirsutum isolate 1008001.06 chromosome A01, Gossypium_hirsutum_v2.1, whole genome shotgun sequence DNA:
- the LOC107895636 gene encoding uncharacterized protein produces MSNLTKLEFVALDITGNNYLSWVLDAEIHLDAKGLGETIKEGNEESTQDKAKAMIFLRHHLHEGLKTEYLTVKDPQILWANLKERYDHQKTVILPKARYEWLNLRLQDFKSVSDYNSAMFRTTSQLNLCGEKITDAEMLEKTYSTFHANNVVLQTQYREKGFQKYSELIYCLLVAEQNNELLMKNHELRQLALLHSLKRM; encoded by the coding sequence ATGTCAAATCTTACAAAACTCGAATTTGTAGCTCTGGACATCACTGGAAATAACTATTTATCATGGGTACTAGATGCTGAAATTCACTTAGATGCAAAGGGTCTTGGTGAGACTATTAAGGAGGGAAATGAAGAAAGTACACAAGATAAGGCCAAGGCCATGATTTTCCTTCGCCATCACCTCCATGAAGGTCTAAAGACCGAATATTTGACTGTTAAGGACCCTCAAATTCTTTGGGCCAATCTAAAGGAAAGATATGACCACCAGAAAACTGTGATTTTGCCTAAAGCTCGTTATGAGTGGCTGAATTTAAGATTGCAAGACTTTAAGTCTGTTAGTGATTATAACTCGGCCATGTTCAGAACCACTTCACAATTGAATTTATGTGGAGAGAAGATTACTGATGCAGAAATGTTAGAAAAAACATACTCAACTTTCCATGCAAATAATGTTGTCCTGCAGACACAATATCGTGAAAAAGGCTTCCAGAAATATTCTGAATTAATTTATTGTCTCCTAGTGGCGGAGCAAAACAACGAGCTGCTAATGAAAAACCATGAATTACGCCAACTGGCTCTGCTCCATTCCCTGAAGCGAATGTGA